From Slackia heliotrinireducens DSM 20476:
GCGGCGTTGCTGTCGTTGGGCATCGAGCCGAAGGGGTTCGAGCACACGAGGCTTCTGATCCGCCGGCCGTATACGGATACGCTGCAAAAGCTGTCCCGGACGCCCCCGTTTTTGTTCGAGCGGCTGTATCTGCAGCCGTCCCATGCCGGCCGTCCGCTGCTCGTGCGGCAGACGCAGAACGACATCAGGCTCCATGTGTACGCCGTCATGAAAGTGCAGGCCCACGTGTCGGAGGCGCACGTCATCTCGCGGAGCCAGTATGACGACCTGGTCTCGTTCGCCGACGAGAGCCTGGCGCCCTACGCCTCGCAGGTCTGGGTGTTCTCGCGCGGCGGCCAGATGGCGGCCTGCGAGCTGTTCGAGTTCTTCCCCTACACGGCCGTGCTCACGGTGTTCCACGCGCCGGGGGAGGAGCCCGTGATCCCGGCGCACATCAACGTCGTGCGACGGTTGGAGGAAGACCGGCATTTCGACCCGCTGTACATGGCCCGCGCCTTGGCCCAGGGCAAGCTGTAGCGGCCGGCCTGCGTTCGCGTTCAAGGTGGGTGCTTCCGTCGGTGTCTCGTGCATGTTTCGGCGGCGTCCGTCCCATCTGGAGGCTGGAACATGGATGAGGAGGAAAGCCCGCACGGCCTGTCCATCGGGCTGTCGGTTTTCCGCATCGCGGGGTTATAGGCAGGAATGTGTGCCCGATTTTTGGCTAACTCCCAGATAGGTGCGCTAAAAGCGCCCGTTTAAATAACGAGCGCCTTTTTACCAGAGCGGCGCAAGGTGGGGCCACTAGACGCAAAAAGGGCGCGGTCCGAAGATCCGCGCCCTGCATCGGTTCATGCATTCAGCCGGTAGCCGAACTTCTCGTGGATCATCCGTTCAGCCAGTAGCCGTACTCCTCGTGGAATTTGTAGGTCTTGCCGTTGATGACCTGCGTTCCGTAGGCCTTCTTGCCGTTGGCGAAGTAGTAGAACCAGTGCTCCACGTAGTCTTCTTTATTGGTGTCCCAGATGCTGTACTTCACCCACTCGGCCGATGCCATGGCGCCGCTGGATTTGAAGTAATACGCCGCACCGCCGATTACCTGCTCCCCAGTCTGCATGGTTCCGTTAGGTTTGAAGTAGTACCACACGCCGCCGATCTTCTGCCAGCCCGTTACCGCCGCGCCGCCGGAAGCGAAGTAGTACCAGTAGCCGTCTTTCACCCAGCCGGTCCTCATGGCGCAGCCCTTGTCGAAGCAATACTTCTTGCTGCCGATGGTGACCATCTCGTTGCATGCGGCAGCGCCGCTGGAGTCGAACCAGTACCACTTGCCGCCGATCTGCTTCCAGCCGGTCTGCATGACGCCTGAACTGGAGAAATAGTACCATTCGCCATTGACCTTGTACCAGCTGGTGGCCATGGCTCCGCTAGGCTTCATGTAGTACCACTTGCCGCCGGACTTCACCCATCCGGTCTGCATGACTCCATCGGAATCGAACTTGTACCACTTGCTTCCTACCTGGTACCATCCGGTGGCAGCATTGCCTTTGGACGGGATGAAATACATCCAGACGGGCTCGCCGTAGTAGGAAGGGGACTCGGTAGTCTCGATCCAGCCGGTCTTCATGGCGCCGGTCGTCGTGTCGAGGTAGTACCAAGCGTCGTTGTCCATTTGAACAAGGCCGTGGGCAAGATTGCCGTCACTGTCGTAGTAATACCACGCGCCTGAGGAATCCTTGAGCCATCCGGGCGTGCCTGTGGACGGAACCGCGAACGCCGGCGTGACCGCCAGCGCCAAAAGCACTGCTGCGACCACCCCGACCATCAGACC
This genomic window contains:
- a CDS encoding helix-turn-helix domain-containing protein; translated protein: MPVDRAGFGKTIQALRKHASVTQGEVASRVGVTDKAVSKWERGEALPAAESFAALGKALNVPALVLFEAMEPESEQGQAARALPQAALLSLGIEPKGFEHTRLLIRRPYTDTLQKLSRTPPFLFERLYLQPSHAGRPLLVRQTQNDIRLHVYAVMKVQAHVSEAHVISRSQYDDLVSFADESLAPYASQVWVFSRGGQMAACELFEFFPYTAVLTVFHAPGEEPVIPAHINVVRRLEEDRHFDPLYMARALAQGKL
- a CDS encoding N-acetylmuramoyl-L-alanine amidase family protein, which produces MERTSKRFGLWGLMVGVVAAVLLALAVTPAFAVPSTGTPGWLKDSSGAWYYYDSDGNLAHGLVQMDNDAWYYLDTTTGAMKTGWIETTESPSYYGEPVWMYFIPSKGNAATGWYQVGSKWYKFDSDGVMQTGWVKSGGKWYYMKPSGAMATSWYKVNGEWYYFSSSGVMQTGWKQIGGKWYWFDSSGAAACNEMVTIGSKKYCFDKGCAMRTGWVKDGYWYYFASGGAAVTGWQKIGGVWYYFKPNGTMQTGEQVIGGAAYYFKSSGAMASAEWVKYSIWDTNKEDYVEHWFYYFANGKKAYGTQVINGKTYKFHEEYGYWLNG